From the Burkholderia sp. WP9 genome, the window TCTCGACGATACGGCCCTTGTCCATCACACAGCAGCGATTCGCGATACGCTCGACCATGCCCATATCCTGTTCGACCAGCACCACGCCGATACCCGTGTCGTGCGCGATATGCTGCAGCGTGTCGCCGATCAGATCGACGATGGAAGGTTGAATGCCTTCGGACGGCTCGTCGAGCAACAGCACCTTCGGCGCGCTGATCAGGGCGCGGGCAATCGCCAGCTGCTGCTGTTCGCCCCCGCTCATGGTTCCCGCCTTCTGCGTATAGCGTTTCTTCAAAATCGGAAAATAGCCGACGACTTTCTCTTTCATGCCCGCGGCGCGCGCCCGATTCGCCTGCGCGCCGACCTGCAGATTCTCGGCAACGGTCAGCGCGCCGAATATCTCGCGCCCTTGCGGCACATAGCCCATACCGCTCTGCGCCCGGGCATACGGCTTGTCGTGGCCGATCGCATTGCCTTCGAGTCTGATTTCGCCGGCATCGAGCCTGACAAGACCAATCAGCGCGCGCATCAACGTCGTCTTGCCGACCCCGTTGCGCCCGATGAGGGCCAGCACCTCGCCTCGCCCGACGCCGAACGACACGCCGTTGAGCACACGTCCGCCGCCATATCCCGCTTCGACGTTCGACACCTCCAGCAACGCGCTCATTTCTTCTTCCCCAGATAGACTTCCGCGACGTCGTCGCGCGCGAGGATCTCGTCGAGTGGCCCGTCGGCGAGCAGACTGCCGCCGTGCAGCACCGTGACGCGCGAGGCGATCTGCTTGACAAACGTCATGTCGTGCTCGACCACCATCATCGTGAGGCCGCCTGCCGACAGCCGCTTGATGAGTTCGCCGGTTGCATGCGTCTCTTCCACCGACATGCCCGCCACCGGCTCATCGAGAAACAGCAGCTTCGGCCGCAACGACACGGCCATCGCGATTTCGAGCCATTGCTTCTTGCCGTGCGACAGGTTGCGCGCGAGCATGTGCTCTTCGTTCTCCAGCATGAAGCGCCGCAGCAGTTCGTCGAGACTCTCGGGCCGGTCGTCCTTCGCGCGATGCAGCGACAGTTGCAAATGCTGACGCACGCTCAGATCGGGAAACACGCCGGGAATCTGGAACTTGATACTCATGCCCATCCGGATGCGCTCGTGTGGAAGCACATGGCTCATGTCCTTACCGAGAAACATCACGCTGCCTTCGGAAGGACGATGCTCGCCCGTGATGAGCTTGAAGAACGTGCTCTTGCCCGCGCCGTTCGGCCCGATCACGCAGCGAATCTCGTTCGCCTCGATACGGAAGTCGATGCCATTGATCACATGCGCGCCGCCAAAATGCTTCTTGAGCCCGCGCGTTTCGAGCAGCGTGGTCATGATTTGCCCTCCTCTCGCTTCAGACATGCGCCGGCGTGGCGCGAAGCGCCGCCCGTGCGGCTCGACAGACGCCCCAGATGCCGCGCGACAAACGGCAGCAGACCTTCTGGCGCGGCCAGCACGACGATCAGCAGAATCGCACCGAGCAGGATCAGCGCGTACTGGCTGCCATATACCGCGAGATTCTGCGAGAGCCACACGAGCAAGGCGGTGCCGATGATCGTTCCTCCAATGCTCTTTCTTCCCGACGTTGCGACCCAGATCACCGGCATCGCGGCAGCGGTGAGGCCCATTGTCGACGGCGTGATGTAGGAACCCCAGATCGTGTACAACGCACCCGACAATCCGCCCAGCGCGCAACCGAGCACGAACACCATCAGTTGATGACGGCGGATATCGACGCCGAGCATCTCCGCGCGCTGCGGATTCTCCCGGATAGCGATGAGGGTCAAACCGAAGGTGCCGTCGAGCAGCCTGCGCATGATCGCGTAGACCGCGATCAGCAGAAGCAGCACGAGGTAGTAGAAGCTCACGTTCTCCAGCGTGAGCGGGCCGCCCGGCCACGGAATGGTCAATTGCGGCATGCCGCCCATGCCGTTGTAGCCGTTCAGCCGCGCCTCGCCGATCGCCCATTGCGGCCCTGCTGTCTGCGACATGAAGGTTTCGAGCACGAGCGTCACCGACAACGTGACGATGCCGATGAACACGCCCTTGATGCGCCCATAGAAAATCATGTAGCCGATCAACGCAGCGACGACGATGCTCACCACGATGCCCGCGCCGAGCCCGAGCCACGACTCGAACCACGTGTCGCCATAGTTGAGCGTGAAGATACCGTAGGTGTAGCCCGACAACCCAAAGAACGCGGTCTGCCCGAACGACAGGATGCCGCCGTAGCCCCACATCGCGGCGAGCCCGAGCGCGCTGAACGCCCACAGCAGACAGTAGGCGAGATTGCCGCTGGTGTTCGCATCGACCACGAGCGGCAGACATAGCGCCACGAGCCACGGCACCGTATGCAACGCGCGCGTTGCGGCGCTGGTCGAAGGCCCTTTCATTTGCGTCACGTCTGCCTCCTAGCGCAAGCGGGTGAAGAGATTGCCGAGCCCTTGCGGCATCAGCCGGATCACGACGATAACGGTCACCAGCAGACCGATTTGTCCGAACAGCTGCCCGTAGGACGCCGTCAGCGCGGTCTGGATGATCGCGAGCACGCCGGCCGCCGGTGTGGTGCCCGCGATCACGTTGGCACCACCAACCACTACCGACACGAAGGCCTGCACGATGAAATTGCTGCCCATGGTCGGCACCGCCGTCATGGTCGGCGCGTAGAGCGCGCCGGTGAGGCCCGCAAGGCCCGCGCCCAGCGCGAAGGTCAGCGTATAGAGCCGGTCGGTGCGCAGACCGAGGCATTGCGCGATATTCGCGTTCTGGATCGTGGCGCGCGCGCAGACGCCGTAATTGGTTTTGAAGAACAGCAGGTAGAGGCCGAACAGGATGGCGAGCGCGATACCGGGCAGCACGGCACGATACGTCGAGAACGAATACTCGCCAAGCGAAAACGAGCCGAACGGCGTGCCGATCCCTTCGATCGACGGACCTGCGACCAGCAGCATGGTCTGCTGCACGATCAGGCTGATTGCCCATGTTGCCACGACGGAGTCGAACAGACGGTCATAGAGATGGCGAATCACCAGCCGTTCGATGATGACGCCCGCGAGCGCCGCCGTAAGCGCGCCGGACAGCATCGCGAGCGGCAGCGGCGCACCGTGCTTCGCCGAGATGATGGTCACGTACGCGCCGCACATGATGAACTCGCCATGCGCGAGATTGATGACCCCCATCATGCCGAAAATTACCGCGAGTCCGAGCGCCGCGAGCACCAGATAGGCGAAGTTGTCGCCGAACTGATAGATGAGCGAATAGAGAACCGACAAAGTGGCCATACGTGCTCCACGTTCAGGAGGCCGGTGCGCGCGAGCATGCTGCTTTTCCCGCGCGCCGGCTTCGGATCAGGACTTCTTGGGCAGGTTCGACGGCGTGTATTGACGATGATCCGGCCGGTTCGGCAGATCGCAGCCGACCTTGCCGAGCCAGTAGGGCTGCACGTCTTCCCAGACCTTCGGAATCTCGACCGAGTGGTCCTCTTTCACGTGCACCAGATAAATCGTGTGACTCGCGTGATGGCTCTTCGGATCGATGCAGACCTTGCCTTGCGCGCCGGTCGTGCAGATGTCGCCGCTTTCGAGCGCTTTGCGTACCGCGTCCTGATTCGTCGACTTCGCCTTTTCGACCGCGGCCTTGTAGAGGTAGAGGGCGTCGTAGGCGTTTGCTGCTTCCTGGTTGATGTACGGCTCATTCGGAAACTTCGCGTGGAAGCGCTTCTTGAAGTCGTTGCTGGCGGGCGAATCGACCTCTTCGACGTAGTTCGCCGTCACGTACATGTCCTTCAGCGCAGGCGGTTTGAAGCGCTTGTGCTCATAGGCCTGACCGACGTTCACCGAACTCGCCATCGGCAGATTCAGATGCGCCGACGCCTGCTGCTCGTAGTACGAAGACTGATTCGCGCCGACCAGCAGTGTGACCACGAAGTCGGGCTTCGCCTTCTGGATGTTCTGAATGGTCTGGCCGAACTGCGATACCGACAGAGGAATGAACTCCTCGCCGACCATCGTGCCGCCGTTTTCCTTGACGATGTTGCGTACCCACTCCGCCGAAATCTGCCCGAAGTTGTAGTCGGCCGCGATGGTGTATACCTTCTTGCCGTACTTCTGCATCATCCACGGAATGAGCGTCGAAAATTGTTGCTCGGGCACCGCGCCGGTAACGAAGGTGTTCGAATCGCAGACGCCGCCTTCGTACTGATTGTCGTACCAGTAGAGCTGATGCGCGCGGTCCATGATCGGGCGGATCGCCTCGCGCGATGCGCTGGAGAACGCGCCGAAAATTACATCCGGCTTGTCGGTCTGCACGAGCCGTCGGGCCAGTTCCTGAAACTTGGTGTTGTCCGACTGTGTGTCGTAAGCGATCAGCTTCACCGGGCGGCCGAGAATGCCGCCCTTCGCGTTGATCTCGTCGACGGCGAGTTCCGTGGCGTGAATCTTGGGAATCGTGGCCAGTGCGAAATTCCCCGAGGCGTCTTCGAGCAAGCCGATCTTTACGGGATCAGCGGCGCTCGAAGCGAGCGAAGTCAGTGCGAGTCCTGCGGTAAGGGCGAGACGCATCCAGCCCGACAGCTTCAGCAACATGCGGGTTCTCCAGAGATGGGCGCCAGACGTGAGCGCTGGAACAAGGAAAAAAACGGGCACAAAAAAAGCCCCCTGACGAACGGCGCGTTCGTCAGGGGGCTTCTGTGCCGGGTCCTCGGGCGGACATCTTTGTCGGGCCTCGAGGGAGTGACTTGAGTCTAAAACGCCATATTTTTATTTGTCAACTGCAGTCAAAAATTTTGAGGGGCCTTGCGAGAGGGGGCTGGGCGGGGGCAAGTCGATACCGGGTTCTCCGATTGGTGAAGCGTGGTGGAGTTAGCGGCGTTGTCCGACTGACCGACATTAAATGATGCTGTTACGGATGGCGCCGCCTGCTTTCTTCCTCAACTATTCGCTGACAGCGGTTGCAAACGTCTGCAGCCGGCGTCGACGAATGGGCACTTTCGACACTGAAGGGACGCCTGGATACGCGGCCGGGTGTCCGTTTGCGAGAGAACCTGGTCAAGACCGGGAATCATGGTTGCGGCTATCATCGCGATATGAACGGCAACCGTATAGCGGATCGCCTGCACGGTATTGGCGTAAATAGGGTCCCAGAGGGTTCGCAGACACGATCGGCGCGAAGTCTTCTGGCAAAAAGGTACGTTGCACGCAATTTCGGCGCCGCACAGCTGTGGACCAATTAATTGCTCCCACAACTTCGTCGATAAGGTGACGTGCAACCGTATCGACGTCGAAACCGTGAATTCCAGAATCGAGAAAAATGCAAAGCGACATCAAGCCTCGCCCCCGCACACTCAGTCAGATTCCCAAAGGTATCTGGTTGCTCGGCTTCGTCAGCATGTTCATGGACATCTCGTCGGAGATGATCCACAGCCTCCTTCCGATGTTCCTGGTGACGAGTCTAGGGGCAAGCGCCGTGATGGTTGGCCTCATTGAAGGCGTCGCCGAAGCGACCTCGCCCATCGTAAAAATCTTTTCCGGCGCGCTAAGCGACTACCTTGGCAACCGGAAATGGCTCGCTGTCATTGGTTACGGCATGGGCGCGCTGAGTAAGCCGCTATTTGCACTAGCACCGACAGCGGGAATTGTCCTGACAGCGCGAGTGGCAGACCGAATCGGCAAAGGCGTGCGAGGCGCGCCGCGCGATGCGCTCGTGGCCGATATCACTCCCCCGCACCTGCGCGGCGCTGCGTATGGCCTTCGCCAGTCGCTGGACACTGTCGGCGCGTTTTTGGGTCCGTTGCTCGCCGCCGGCTTGATGGTGCTTTGGGCAAACGACTTCCGCATGGTGTTCTGGGTGGCGGTCATTCCCGGCATCGTCGCAGTCGGATTGCTTGTGATTGGCGTTAGGGAACCTACGCATCGGTCAAGCGCGACGCGCGTCAATCCGTTGAAACTCGAAAACCTGAAGAAGCTGAGCGGGTCGTACTGGTGGGTGGTATTTGTCGGCGCGGTTTTCGCGATTGCTCGGTTCAGCGAAGCATTTCTCGTCCTGCGCGCGATGCAAGGGGGTATACCCGTGGCGCTAGTACCACTCGTCATGGTAGTTATGAACCTGGTGTATTCAGCGTCAGCTTACCCCTTTGGCAAGCTAGCCGACTCCATGAGCCACACCCGACTACTGGCCATTGGTCTCGTCGTACTGATTCTGTCGGATGTCGTGCTTGCGCACGGAAGTCACTGGCCAGTCGTGCTAACCGGCGTCGCTCTGTGGGGCTTGCATCTGGGCCTCACGCAAGGTTTGCTGGCGACCATGGTTGCGAAAGCTGCGCCGCCCGATCTGAAAGGGACAGCGTTTGGTTTCTTCAATCTCACTGGTGGATTGGCGACTCTTGTGGCAAGCCTCGTGGCCGGTGAGCTCTGGGACAGGTTGGGAGCAAGCGCAACATTTTATGCGGGAGCGGGATTCTGTATCGCGACGCTGATTGCGCTCTTTGTCATGACGCATTCTCCTTGGGATGAAACATGAACTGACACTGGACAAAAAATGTTCAGTCCGGTGCCGACAAGCGCCCCATCCGTACCAGGTACCCACTTTCAGAATGGCGCCAGGTGAACGCGCAGGCGTTGACCTGCGTCAAGTAGCTGAATTCCCGGTGAAATAGCCTGAATCAGCTATCCATCGCTGCGACGTTGCGCGATCGGCGATCTGACTACCGAATACCCGGAGGTGGATGATGATCAAGCTGGTTTCAGGGCGGGCAAGCATTCTGGGCGCACTACTGATATTTTCGTCTACCACTGCAGTGATAGCCAAAGAGCTGGCGACGATTGAAACACATAGCCAGCGATATGGTTCTCACATCGCCATTTCGGCTTACGACGATCCTCTCGTGAAAGGCGTGACATGCTATGTGTCAGAGTCGAATTCCGATGGCGCGCTGGGAAGTGGACGGATCAGTCATGGGGCTGATCTGACGGCATCCTGCCATCAGACAGGCAACATCCGGGTTGCCGAAGCTGTTCCCAGGCAAGCGCAGGTATTCACGACCGAAACAGACCCAAGTTTCGACTCGCTCCATATCATCCGCGTGCTGGACACCGAGCGGCACTCACTTGTCTACTTCACCTACTCTGAAAGCGAGGTTGCAGGGGATCTGCCGGGCCGCATCTACGTGATCAGGTTGCCGCCAGGCCCCCGGATGCCCACCAGATAGATAAGCTATCGCGCCTTCTATCCCCTGTCTCGCGGCCACGACTGCCGTAATGACGCCAGCGTCCCCTGGCTACAATTTCAATGGAATTGAGCGGTTACGAGGATCAACATGGAGATCAACTCGCGAGAGTTTCGTGTCCCGGAAGGTGGAAGAGTCAAGCTCGAAAAATGGCCGACAAAAGTGGATCCCGTGTACAAGTCACGAGATCACTATCAGCAATTGCTTGGTGAGCATGTCGGCCGCCTGAGTGCTTTACAGCAGTTGCTTTATGCGAGCAATCGGTATGCGATTTTGCTGATCTTCCAGGCGATGGACGCGGCCGGTAAGGACGGCGCCATCAAGCATGTCATGTCTGGCGTGAACCCGCAGGGATGCCAGGTATTCAGCTTCAAACATCCCAGCGCCACTGAGTTGCAGCATGACTTTCTGTGGCGCACCACCCGCGATCTGCCAGAGCGCGGTCGAATCGGCATCTTCAACCGGTCGTACTACGAGGAAGTGTTGATCGCACGCGTCCATCCCGAGATTCTTCATAACGAGGGCCTTCCAGATGCACTGCTTGATGAGAAGACCGTGTGGCATGACCGCTATCGTTCAATCCAGGATCTGGAGTTGCACCTCTGCGGAAATGGCACGCGAATCGTCAAGTTTTACCTTCACATCTCCAAGGAAGAGCAGCGCAAACGCTTTCTGCAGCGTATCGACGACCCTGAGAAAAACTGGAAATTCAGTGTTGCGGATGTCGAGGAGCGGAAGTACTGGAAACAGTATATGAAGGCCTATGAGGAATGCTTCAATGCAACGAGCACCCAACGCGCTCCCTGGTACATCGTGCCAGCTGACGACAAGGAGAACGCGAGGCTGATCGTGTCGAGAGTCGTACTTGAGACGCTTGAGGAACTCGAAATGACCTATCCAAAGGCGAACGCCGAACGTAGAAAGGAATTGCAGTCAATTCGCGCGGAGCTTGAAAAATAAGGAATGGGAAATGAGCGAAGTCGAGACTTGAAATCGACGCTCGACGTCGCTCGCCGCTATATCGCCGTGTCGCCTCGATGCGTCGAAGTCATGGGCGCGGTGACGCCCAGACGCCGCGGATCGACATGGGTCATCACGTTGAGCACGCGGTGGCGCGCCATCACGCAAGCACGCGCCGCGACTGCGATGTCGTGCCCCTGCTCGACCGACAAATCGGCATCGATCTCCAGATGCACATCAACGAGGATCATGTCCCCCATCTTGCGCGTGCGCAGATCATGTACGCCGAGTATGCCCGGCGTCGCGCGCAGCGTTTCAGTGATGGCCTGCACCTCCGCGGCATCGGCCGCCCTGTCCATCAGGTCGTGCAATGCATCCCAGCCGAAGGACCCGCCCATCTTCACCACCATGCCGCCGACGATCAGCGCGGCGACCGGATCCAGCAACGGATAGCCGGCAAGGTTACCGACAATGCCCAGTGCGACAACGAGAGAAGAAGCCGCGTCCGAGCGCGCGTGCCATGCGTTGGCGACCAGCATGCTCGATTTCACGCGCGTCGCAGCCGCAAGCATGTAGCGAAACAGGCTTTCCTTCGCGACGAGAGCGGCAAGTGCGACCCAGAGCGCCGCGAGATGCACGGACTGGATCGTCTCGGGACGTTCGAGTTTCAGGACCGCGGACCAGAGCATCCCACCGCCGACCAGCAGCAGAATCAATGCGAGCGCAAGCGATGCGCCAGTCTCGAAACGTTGATGACCGTATGGATGGTTCGCGTCGACTGGCTTCCTGCTGTGGTGACTGGCCAGCAACACGACGAAATCAGCGATCAGATCCGACAGCGAATGAATTCCGTCGGCGATCAATCCCTGCGAGCGGGACAGGATGCCCGTGATCACCTGCCCGATGCTCAGGGCGAGATTCACCGCGACGCTGACCCACGTGCTGCGAGACGCCGCCGCGGCGCTGGCGGAGGCATCTACGGTCTCGTCTTCCGGAAAAATCGGGGATGTGTCCTGTTTCATTTCATGCCTGTCGCAGTGGGATGTCGGGTGAGATGAACGCCCACCTTGTTTGACCGCCAGAGTTTTGGCAGTTGTTTTTTGGAGTTCGACTGCGATGTCCGGCTGGCCGCGTCCACAAAAACCAGTCCACGATGCAGAGCAATTCGTCCCGCCATAGGTACGAGTGCGGAACGCTACCACGCTCGCTTTGCGCACGCACGGCGCGCCCTCGCTAGGCGCTTTTCTGCTCTATCTGGTGGCCGCGGACCAACTCTTCCAACCCTCGTAGCCCGACGGGTGGACGCGCCTGCCACGGCAACAAAGCGGCCCGAATCGAATCCTGCTCCATAACGCGCGCGATGAATGGCATTTCGTAGCGCCCGCGCTCGGCGAGGGCCGGATCGTGGGTTCCGCTTGCGAGCAGACTCTGGTCAATGACCCAGGCGTATGGCTCGATCTGTGCCCGACGCAGGTCGGCTTGCAGTCGTTCTGCTTCATGAACTGGCGTCGCTTCGGCGAGCGTCACGATAAGCACGTGCGTGAACTGCGGGTCTCTAAGCCGCGGCAGAAGCTGACGAACCGCTTCGGGCATATCGCCTTGCGTACGCATGACTTCGCGATGATAGGCCTCTGCTGAATCCATGAGCAGAATGGTGTGTCCGGTTGGAGCCGTGTCGAGTATCACGAAAGCGTTCCGGGCCTCATCCACCGTGCGCGCGAATGCGCGAAAAACCGCTATCTCCTCGGTGCACGGCGACCGCAGGTCTTCCTCAAGCATCGCCTTCCCTTGCGCATCGAGTTGAGTCCCGGCCTTGGCGAGGACCTCAGCGCGATAGCGGCTAACCTCCAGTTCCGGGTCGATGCGACTCACACTCAGGCCTGGAAGGGATTCCTGGAGCGTCCATGCTACGTGCGCGGCCGGGTCTGTGGTGGAAAGCAGGACTGCATGGCCGCGCTGCGCCAGTTCAAGCGCTATCGCCGCAGCCACGGTCGTCTTGCCGACGCCGCCCTTGCCCATCGTCATGACAAGGCCATGCCCCGCCTTCTCGAGCTCGTCAATGAGCGGCAGAAGTCCGCCAGGCAATTCCACGCCAGGACGGACATCGACGCTGGGCGTGGCAATCCGCGCCGGGTGCAAATACGCGTCTAACGCGGCCAGTCCAGCCAGTCCCTTGGGAATAAAACCCGTTTCGCTTCGCGGAAGTACGGCGAGACCCGGTGGCATTGCCTTGACGGCTGCAGCCTGCTGTTCTTCCATCGCACAAGCAATGTCATCGTCAGAAGAGACCGCCTTGAAGACACCATTGACCGCGAGCACCAGGTTTCGAACCCCCAGGTCGGCCAGTTCGACACGGGTTCGCTCCGCCTCACGGAATGCGGACGCCTCCGGCCTCGCCACGAGGACCACGGTAGTGCGGTCGTGATCGGTCAATTGGGCAACGGCGGCGGCGTATAGTTGCCTGTTTTGCTCGAGGCCTGCCAACGGGCCCAAGCACGAATTGCCGGTTGTGTTAGTCGACAGGAAGTTACTCCAGGCCGACGGCAGCGTGAGCAAACGCAAGGTGTGCCCTGTCGGGGCAGTGTCGAAGATGACGTGGTCATACGCCTTCGCGGTGATACTACCGCCCAGCAGTTCGGCAAACGCATCGAATGCCGCTATCTCGACCGTGCAGCCACCAGAAAACTGCTCCTCCATGCTGCGAATTGCCGCATCGGGCAACACGCCTCGATAGGGAGCAACCATTCGCTCGCGGTAGGCAGCCGCAGCGAGCTCGGGGTCGATATTCAACGCATGGAGGTTGGGGAACCCGTTGACCGGGGTCGGCTGCCCACAGAGTTGAGTCTCGAGCACCTCGTCGAGATTCGAAGCCGGGTCGGTGCTGACAAGCAGCACGGCCTTACCCTTTTCAGCCAGTTGCAGCGCCGTTGCGCAGGCGAGCGACGTTTTGCCGACGCCGCCCTTGCCGGTGAAAAAGAGATGGCGAGTTGTAACGGCAGGAAGTGTCATATCGGTGTGCCGGTTAACATTCGCCGGGCTTGCAAGCGCAGGCTCCGGCCTTGATGTGCGGCTTTTCGGCGGCGGGAATCTTGAGCCCCAGTTTCTGAATCAGTTGGGCAAGTGACGGATACACCCCGACGGAGATGATCCGGCCATCCACCGTTGCAATGGGCAGACGGTCCATACCCGCATGCAGTTCCCGTATCACCTCAGGATTTGCCGCAAAGGCTGCCGCATCGTGTCCGAGGCCGTGCCGAACGACTTCGACACCATGTTCAGCCAGCCACTGAAGGTCGGCGCTGAACTGAACCAGCGCCGGGTCTACGTCCACGCCGCAGACGCCGGTCGCGCAGCACATAGCCGGTTCGAACACATCAAGTTTGCTCATCATTGCTCCCACGAATTCCGCCTGTCGGCCAGACCGCGGCCGCCTCCACTGCGTCATGCTCGTCCCTCCGAAGGAGGCGTCATTGACCTCGGTCAAGTCGCAGACGATGGAGCGGCATTTTTCACACATGGAGAATCCGACCATTTGCGAATCGACTCCAGCTGCCTCATTGACGAGCGTCAAGGGAAGGTCGGCCCTGACATATACCCTTGTAATGCACGATGACAACACATGCCCTGTCGTCACGTGGCACATCTACAAGGGGGAGATATGAAGAAGCTCTTTGTTGCGATGGCCGCCGGTATCGCGTTGACATCCCCGGTCCTGCAAGCTGCATCCAAAGACACAGACGCACCGCACAGCACTTCAAAAACGCAGCCTCCGGGTGCTGTGGAGTTCGATAAGAATCTCGCCCAGCTCCAGGAGCAAATGAAGACAATGCAGGCGCAGATGGACCAGATTCGCAAAACTCAAGACCCTCAGGAACGCCAGAAGCTGCTAGAACAGCACTGGGCCACAATGCAAAGTGCGATGACAATCATGCACGGAATGTGGGGGCCGGGGATGATGGGTCATGGAATGGGCCCGGGAATGATGGGGGGCGCCGGGCCCGGAATGATGGGAGGCTGGGCGCATATGGGCGGCTACTACTCGCGCCTGACACCCGAGCAACTGCGGCAGCGTCAATACATGACTGACCAATACCTGCAGATGCAGCAGGAGATGATGAACAACATGATGTTGCAGCAGCAATACCGGGGCGGGCCACCGCCCGCCAGTACAAAGTAGACATGGCTGAACAATGGATTACGGCCGACCTCGCAGCCATAAAAGCCCGCCAACTACAGGAGCGGACATGAGCGGTATCTCCAGCTACAAAGACCTGACAGGCGCGGTATCGGTTCAGATGCGAGCGATGCGCGCGTCGCAGCCTGACTTGATGACCGCATTCGGCCAACTCGCTGCGGCCGGGACAAAAGACGGGGCACTGAACCGAAAGACGCGGGAGCTGGTCGCGTTAGGGATTGCGATTGCCTGTCGTTGTGACGACTGCATCGGCTTTCACGTCCAGTCGCTGGTGAAGCTGGGCACGACAAGGGCCGAGCTGGAAGACGTGCTCGGCACTGCGGTCTATATGGGAGGCGGCCCATCAATGATGTATGCCACCCATGCGTTGAGAGCCTTTGAGGAGCTTTCGCCCTGACTATCAACGTAGCCGGATTTCTGCCGGTTTCTGTCGCGCTACCCAGTTCTCCGACAAAGCGTCGTAGCGTGCGACTTACTGCGGCGCCATGTCCGCATGATGATGCATATGCCCATCCATCGCATCAGCACCGTGGTCCGACAGCTGCGCGTCGAACCATGTGTGAAGTGACGACACCAGATTCGGGTCATC encodes:
- a CDS encoding cation diffusion facilitator family transporter, with protein sequence MKQDTSPIFPEDETVDASASAAAASRSTWVSVAVNLALSIGQVITGILSRSQGLIADGIHSLSDLIADFVVLLASHHSRKPVDANHPYGHQRFETGASLALALILLLVGGGMLWSAVLKLERPETIQSVHLAALWVALAALVAKESLFRYMLAAATRVKSSMLVANAWHARSDAASSLVVALGIVGNLAGYPLLDPVAALIVGGMVVKMGGSFGWDALHDLMDRAADAAEVQAITETLRATPGILGVHDLRTRKMGDMILVDVHLEIDADLSVEQGHDIAVAARACVMARHRVLNVMTHVDPRRLGVTAPMTSTHRGDTAI
- the arsA gene encoding arsenical pump-driving ATPase codes for the protein MTLPAVTTRHLFFTGKGGVGKTSLACATALQLAEKGKAVLLVSTDPASNLDEVLETQLCGQPTPVNGFPNLHALNIDPELAAAAYRERMVAPYRGVLPDAAIRSMEEQFSGGCTVEIAAFDAFAELLGGSITAKAYDHVIFDTAPTGHTLRLLTLPSAWSNFLSTNTTGNSCLGPLAGLEQNRQLYAAAVAQLTDHDRTTVVLVARPEASAFREAERTRVELADLGVRNLVLAVNGVFKAVSSDDDIACAMEEQQAAAVKAMPPGLAVLPRSETGFIPKGLAGLAALDAYLHPARIATPSVDVRPGVELPGGLLPLIDELEKAGHGLVMTMGKGGVGKTTVAAAIALELAQRGHAVLLSTTDPAAHVAWTLQESLPGLSVSRIDPELEVSRYRAEVLAKAGTQLDAQGKAMLEEDLRSPCTEEIAVFRAFARTVDEARNAFVILDTAPTGHTILLMDSAEAYHREVMRTQGDMPEAVRQLLPRLRDPQFTHVLIVTLAEATPVHEAERLQADLRRAQIEPYAWVIDQSLLASGTHDPALAERGRYEMPFIARVMEQDSIRAALLPWQARPPVGLRGLEELVRGHQIEQKSA
- the arsD gene encoding arsenite efflux transporter metallochaperone ArsD encodes the protein MTLVNEAAGVDSQMVGFSMCEKCRSIVCDLTEVNDASFGGTSMTQWRRPRSGRQAEFVGAMMSKLDVFEPAMCCATGVCGVDVDPALVQFSADLQWLAEHGVEVVRHGLGHDAAAFAANPEVIRELHAGMDRLPIATVDGRIISVGVYPSLAQLIQKLGLKIPAAEKPHIKAGACACKPGEC
- a CDS encoding carboxymuconolactone decarboxylase family protein produces the protein MSGISSYKDLTGAVSVQMRAMRASQPDLMTAFGQLAAAGTKDGALNRKTRELVALGIAIACRCDDCIGFHVQSLVKLGTTRAELEDVLGTAVYMGGGPSMMYATHALRAFEELSP